A genome region from Hymenobacter tibetensis includes the following:
- a CDS encoding cupin domain-containing protein, whose product MHSEDQKQQLFLDMEQRLKRLGFSIDKQDQTRPWGGFFVIDETQAPAFADTYFEGLPIEQLRISSKLSPKILIVAPQKRLSWQYHHRRAEVWKVLQGPVGVVTSETDEEGEVRVYEPGELITLQQGERHRLVGLDSWGVLAEIWQHTDASNPSDEDDIVRVQDDFGR is encoded by the coding sequence ATGCATAGCGAAGATCAAAAGCAGCAGTTGTTTCTGGACATGGAACAACGGCTTAAACGATTGGGCTTCTCCATCGACAAACAAGACCAGACCCGGCCTTGGGGCGGCTTCTTTGTAATCGACGAGACGCAGGCCCCGGCCTTTGCCGACACGTATTTCGAGGGCCTGCCGATCGAGCAGTTGCGGATATCCAGCAAGCTCAGCCCTAAAATTCTGATTGTGGCGCCCCAGAAGCGGTTGTCGTGGCAGTACCATCATCGGCGCGCCGAGGTATGGAAGGTGCTACAAGGCCCGGTTGGAGTGGTCACGAGCGAAACCGACGAAGAAGGCGAAGTGCGTGTGTATGAGCCCGGCGAGCTGATTACGCTTCAGCAGGGTGAGCGGCACCGCCTCGTAGGCCTCGACTCGTGGGGCGTGCTCGCCGAAATCTGGCAGCACACCGACGCGTCTAACCCTTCCGACGAAGACGACATCGTACGCGTTCAGGACGACTTCGGCCGCTAA
- a CDS encoding PAS domain-containing sensor histidine kinase, with product MPTHTVQFQHLLEEIRSVFFVYDLDSQWVTYVNAAYEQVLQGTPAKVNEELPALLARLHPDDQEYAADCFARVTAGLLHEDVELRLLYPDEEIRWFCLRLSQHQTDEGGRTVVGFIDDITTAKRYQQNTEKFNTKKNSTLEIISHDLAGPLGLMQSLTSQLRQQLQAHADPHLDELLRVLFTTCRESVDLIHDFVDNEFMESSNVELKRERVNLVERVGIMVDNYIRTEMTLALTFKLEVTAPAIYASIDENKFLQVLNNLVGNAIKFTPPGGHIVVGLSEGPGHVLITVADDGIGIPDSLQEGLFDKFTKARRPGLRGEKSTGLGMSIVQTIVKLHEGRIWFESAEGVGTTFYIELPV from the coding sequence ATGCCTACCCACACAGTTCAGTTTCAGCATCTGCTAGAAGAAATTCGTTCGGTCTTCTTCGTCTATGACTTAGATAGCCAGTGGGTTACGTACGTGAATGCGGCGTACGAGCAAGTGCTGCAAGGCACCCCGGCCAAGGTGAACGAGGAACTGCCGGCGCTCTTGGCCCGCCTGCACCCCGACGACCAGGAGTACGCAGCCGACTGCTTTGCGCGGGTTACGGCAGGTCTGCTGCACGAAGATGTAGAACTCCGGCTGCTCTACCCCGACGAGGAAATACGGTGGTTTTGTTTGCGTCTCTCCCAACACCAAACTGACGAGGGAGGCCGCACCGTGGTTGGTTTCATCGACGACATTACCACTGCGAAGCGTTACCAACAGAACACCGAGAAATTCAACACCAAGAAAAACTCCACTCTCGAAATCATTTCCCACGACCTAGCGGGGCCGCTTGGCTTGATGCAGAGCCTAACCAGCCAATTGCGCCAGCAACTGCAAGCCCACGCCGATCCGCATTTAGATGAGCTGCTGCGCGTCCTCTTCACCACTTGCCGCGAAAGCGTGGATTTAATTCACGACTTCGTCGACAACGAGTTTATGGAGTCGTCGAACGTGGAACTGAAGCGTGAGCGAGTGAATCTGGTGGAGCGGGTTGGGATTATGGTAGACAACTATATCCGGACGGAGATGACGCTGGCTCTAACCTTCAAGCTAGAGGTTACGGCGCCGGCCATCTACGCTAGCATCGACGAAAACAAGTTTCTGCAAGTACTAAACAACCTAGTAGGCAACGCTATAAAGTTTACGCCACCAGGAGGCCACATTGTGGTAGGGCTGAGCGAAGGCCCTGGTCACGTACTGATTACGGTGGCCGACGACGGAATTGGTATCCCGGATAGTTTGCAAGAGGGGCTATTCGACAAGTTTACGAAGGCACGCCGGCCGGGGCTGCGTGGCGAGAAAAGCACGGGTTTGGGCATGTCTATCGTCCAAACCATTGTAAAGCTTCATGAAGGGCGCATTTGGTTTGAAAGTGCGGAAGGTGTCGGTACGACTTTCTACATCGAACTGCCCGTGTAA
- a CDS encoding helix-turn-helix transcriptional regulator: MFTSPTSVCGDAVLIAAPPSLHRQGLLTTLRDTWPSLALSVTADAAQLPSLVRQQAYSLLVIDSVLSGPTLLNLLHQLRSIRSCQPVLVLVSHRLAPALRQHLLRAGANALLSCQVAPAAVVAAVSSLLNGSTGGKASSTSAPRHFQPPTPFSQREAEVLRLVIDDYCNREIADRLCLSVRTVESHRRALLQKTGAKTLVGLVVQAVREGWVGVA; encoded by the coding sequence ATGTTTACCTCCCCTACCAGTGTCTGCGGCGATGCTGTATTGATAGCCGCACCACCTTCTTTGCACCGCCAAGGCTTGTTAACCACCCTGCGCGATACGTGGCCTAGCCTGGCGCTTAGCGTTACTGCGGACGCCGCTCAATTGCCTTCGTTGGTTCGACAACAAGCTTACTCTCTCCTGGTTATCGATAGTGTTTTGAGTGGACCCACGTTGTTGAACCTGCTGCACCAGCTACGCAGCATCCGCAGTTGCCAGCCAGTGCTCGTGTTGGTCAGCCATCGGCTAGCACCAGCCTTGCGCCAGCATTTGCTGCGTGCGGGAGCCAACGCGTTGCTCTCGTGTCAGGTAGCACCAGCAGCAGTGGTTGCAGCCGTTTCGTCGCTTCTGAATGGGAGCACGGGTGGCAAAGCTAGTTCCACATCTGCCCCGCGTCATTTTCAACCGCCTACTCCTTTCAGCCAGCGAGAGGCCGAAGTTTTGCGCTTGGTAATAGATGATTATTGCAACCGAGAAATAGCAGACCGCCTGTGTTTAAGTGTGCGCACTGTGGAAAGTCACCGTCGTGCCCTCTTACAGAAAACAGGTGCCAAAACGTTGGTGGGGTTGGTGGTGCAGGCCGTACGCGAAGGATGGGTAGGCGTGGCGTGA
- a CDS encoding carboxypeptidase regulatory-like domain-containing protein, giving the protein MAQQTTTLPADSTSQPAPPPSCESLTGLITDESYQPLTGATVQVQGINDAFSTNAEGRYIVVFRKPVLRPVRLKISAAGYETQEFALNSCLPPNVALRLVPGTRFKRDGRIKKTTSTGKIKY; this is encoded by the coding sequence ATGGCACAGCAGACCACCACCCTGCCCGCAGACTCTACGAGCCAGCCAGCCCCGCCCCCTAGCTGCGAGTCATTAACCGGATTAATCACCGATGAAAGCTATCAGCCCCTGACAGGAGCTACTGTGCAAGTGCAAGGCATCAATGATGCGTTCAGCACCAATGCAGAAGGCCGTTATATTGTGGTGTTTAGGAAGCCTGTTCTACGCCCCGTTCGCCTGAAGATCAGTGCTGCTGGCTACGAGACGCAGGAGTTTGCTCTCAATAGTTGCTTGCCTCCCAACGTAGCGCTTCGCTTGGTGCCCGGAACACGCTTCAAGCGCGACGGCCGCATCAAGAAAACTACTTCCACCGGTAAGATCAAATACTAG
- a CDS encoding bestrophin family protein → MLTDTKIPFRYIIKQIRFDIARVFLVSVFFQMLKYYFSSYLPPIPVQLPTILGSAISLILAFKINQSYDRWWEARKVWGAIVNDSRSLLIQAKGFMEEDRLISETPQEVLKRIGYRQIAWCYSLGQSLRGLDPVANLQQYISAEELTYLEGHKNKPLALLALHNQELKDLRQQGVFGAYEHVQLATMLVRLCDSMGMAERINSTVFPVTYRLFIHLFIYLFLIVLSLGLVETIGLTEIPILLALASTFFLLEKTAKYLQDPFRNRPTDTPVTVISRTIEINLKQLLDEKQVPKPVAAESFYLM, encoded by the coding sequence ATGCTTACGGACACCAAGATTCCTTTTCGGTACATCATCAAGCAAATCCGCTTCGACATCGCCAGAGTATTCCTGGTTTCTGTCTTCTTTCAAATGCTCAAGTATTATTTCTCGAGCTATTTGCCCCCTATTCCAGTGCAGCTACCTACGATTCTTGGTAGTGCCATTTCGCTGATTTTAGCTTTCAAAATCAACCAATCGTACGACCGGTGGTGGGAGGCGCGCAAGGTTTGGGGCGCTATCGTCAACGACTCCCGGTCGTTGTTGATACAGGCGAAGGGCTTTATGGAAGAAGACCGGCTGATTTCTGAAACGCCGCAAGAAGTACTCAAAAGGATAGGGTACCGCCAAATTGCATGGTGCTACAGCTTGGGGCAAAGCCTGCGTGGCCTCGACCCGGTTGCCAATCTGCAGCAATACATATCCGCCGAGGAGCTAACGTACTTGGAGGGCCACAAAAACAAGCCGTTGGCTTTGCTAGCCTTGCACAACCAAGAGCTAAAGGACCTGCGGCAGCAAGGTGTGTTTGGGGCGTACGAGCACGTCCAGCTTGCTACCATGTTGGTTCGCCTCTGCGACTCGATGGGCATGGCTGAGCGCATCAACAGCACGGTGTTCCCGGTTACGTACCGGCTATTTATTCACCTCTTCATTTACTTGTTCCTGATTGTGTTGTCGCTTGGCCTCGTTGAGACGATTGGCCTAACGGAAATACCTATTCTGCTGGCGTTGGCGTCTACGTTCTTTCTGCTCGAGAAAACGGCTAAGTACCTGCAAGACCCCTTCCGTAACCGCCCGACCGATACCCCGGTTACGGTCATTTCTCGCACCATCGAAATCAACCTTAAGCAGCTGCTAGACGAGAAGCAGGTTCCGAAGCCGGTAGCCGCTGAGTCTTTCTATTTGATGTAG
- a CDS encoding SMP-30/gluconolactonase/LRE family protein: MIRFRPRISFLLVGLAAATGFTLSFTSVVLAQGKTNSGIVAGEATPKLVAQQFKFTEGPAVDKAGNVFFTDQPNDKIWKYSTDGKLSVFLEKSGRANGLYFDKQGNLLACADEKGELWSIAPDGKVTVLLQDIQGHRFNGPNDLWIHPTSQAVYFTDPYYQRDYWTRTAPDPNIGGQKLYYLPKGQPQPQVVDDQLQQPNGIIGTPDGKHLYVADIKANKTYRYQIGTDGKPTNRQLFIEQGSDGMTIDNQGNVYLTGKGVTVYNAAGQKIQHIPVPAEWTGNVCFGGKDRKTLFITASESVFVLPMRVKGVQ; the protein is encoded by the coding sequence ATGATTCGTTTCCGCCCCCGTATCAGTTTCCTTCTTGTTGGCCTGGCTGCCGCTACTGGCTTCACTCTTTCTTTCACCTCCGTAGTGCTGGCCCAAGGCAAGACAAATAGTGGCATCGTGGCAGGGGAAGCCACTCCAAAGCTGGTAGCACAACAGTTTAAATTCACGGAAGGTCCTGCTGTAGACAAAGCTGGCAACGTATTTTTCACTGATCAGCCCAACGACAAAATCTGGAAGTACAGCACCGACGGCAAACTCAGTGTATTTCTTGAAAAATCAGGCCGCGCTAACGGACTCTACTTCGACAAGCAAGGCAACCTACTCGCTTGCGCCGATGAAAAGGGGGAACTTTGGTCGATAGCTCCAGATGGAAAAGTAACAGTACTCCTGCAAGACATACAAGGCCACCGCTTCAATGGCCCCAACGACCTCTGGATTCACCCGACCAGCCAGGCCGTCTATTTCACCGACCCTTACTACCAGCGCGACTATTGGACCCGCACTGCTCCCGACCCCAACATTGGCGGCCAAAAACTATACTACTTGCCCAAAGGCCAGCCCCAGCCCCAAGTAGTTGACGACCAACTGCAACAGCCCAACGGCATCATTGGCACACCCGACGGCAAGCACCTCTATGTAGCCGACATCAAAGCCAACAAAACCTACCGCTACCAAATCGGCACAGACGGTAAGCCAACCAACCGCCAACTCTTCATAGAGCAAGGCTCCGACGGTATGACCATTGACAACCAGGGCAACGTGTACCTGACCGGCAAAGGCGTTACGGTTTATAATGCAGCTGGCCAAAAAATCCAACACATACCCGTGCCCGCTGAGTGGACCGGCAACGTCTGTTTTGGCGGCAAAGACCGGAAGACCCTGTTTATCACCGCGTCAGAATCGGTGTTCGTACTGCCCATGCGAGTAAAGGGTGTGCAATAG
- a CDS encoding DNA/RNA non-specific endonuclease: MSWRLAAKESGSAPWQDNFRADNALPAGWYQVPASSYPGSGFDRGHHCPSANRMASNSTTFLMINMLLQVPNLNQGTWADLEEYYRTLVRGGNELYIIMGSYGTGDTGSQGSVTTIDQGRVTVPARCWKVVVVLPAGQHAPEEVTSITRVIAINAPNQNSVGAAWGNYRTTVDALEAATGLDLLSAVASAMQATLETRVDAGPVQ; encoded by the coding sequence GTGAGCTGGCGTCTAGCGGCCAAAGAGTCAGGTTCTGCGCCCTGGCAAGATAATTTCCGCGCCGACAACGCCCTGCCCGCCGGTTGGTACCAGGTACCGGCCAGCAGCTACCCCGGCTCGGGCTTCGATAGGGGCCACCACTGCCCGTCCGCCAACCGCATGGCCAGCAACTCAACCACATTCCTGATGATCAACATGCTTCTCCAGGTGCCTAACCTCAACCAGGGCACCTGGGCCGACCTGGAGGAATACTACCGCACCCTAGTCCGCGGTGGCAATGAGCTGTACATCATCATGGGCAGCTACGGCACCGGCGACACCGGCTCCCAGGGTTCTGTCACCACCATCGACCAGGGCCGCGTGACAGTGCCGGCTCGCTGCTGGAAGGTGGTAGTGGTGCTCCCCGCCGGGCAGCACGCCCCGGAAGAAGTAACGAGCATCACCCGCGTTATTGCCATCAACGCCCCCAATCAGAATTCGGTAGGAGCCGCTTGGGGTAATTACCGCACCACCGTAGATGCCTTGGAAGCCGCCACCGGCCTGGATTTGCTGTCGGCCGTTGCGTCCGCCATGCAAGCCACCCTGGAGACGCGGGTGGATGCGGGGCCAGTGCAGTAA
- a CDS encoding Na+/H+ antiporter, whose translation MHEKILLILGLLFAMLLLVMLGQKLRISYPIFLVLGGLGLSFLPGLPHLTVDPDLIFLIFLPPLLYEAAWYTSWHDFWRWRRPIGLLAFGLVFFTSTIVAYVSKSLIPGFTLPLGFLLGGIISPPDAVAATSVLKGIKVPSRITAILEGESLINDASSLIVFRFALAAVVSGTFAWQQAATTFLLVSGMGVVMGLLVAHGFYLLHRYLPTTPSINTVLTFLAPYAMYMLAEELHFSGVLAVVSGGLLMSFHSHRVFDANTRLQTTNVWASVGFVLNGLVFILIGLQLPMAVEGLGSYSLQQAITYGLIISVIIILIRLLWMYPAAFVPRWWSYTIRTTEASPGWQGPLVLGWAGMRGVVSLASALSVPLLANGQAFPQRNLILFITFVVILVTLVFQGLTLPLLIRFTGISNIDEQMPAEEQEAGIRLRLRQAALAHLDRQYSTDLEQNELIKALQQRMQAEAQRTGNLLEALDYDESKRLALQRYHHVLLDVLKVQREELAVLRRQDVFEDHMLRHQEAQLDLDEAKISHMPH comes from the coding sequence ATGCACGAAAAAATACTGCTGATTCTGGGGTTACTGTTTGCTATGCTGCTGCTCGTGATGCTGGGGCAGAAGCTACGCATCTCCTACCCTATTTTTCTGGTGCTGGGCGGCTTGGGGCTGAGCTTCCTGCCGGGGCTGCCGCACCTCACCGTCGACCCCGACCTGATTTTCCTGATTTTCCTACCCCCACTGCTCTACGAAGCCGCTTGGTACACCTCCTGGCACGACTTCTGGCGCTGGCGACGGCCGATTGGATTGCTGGCCTTTGGATTGGTATTTTTCACATCCACTATCGTGGCCTACGTATCCAAGTCGCTGATTCCGGGCTTTACACTGCCGCTGGGGTTTCTGCTGGGTGGCATCATCTCACCGCCTGATGCCGTAGCCGCTACTTCGGTGCTCAAAGGCATTAAGGTACCGAGCCGCATTACCGCCATTCTGGAAGGGGAAAGTCTCATTAACGATGCTAGCAGCTTGATTGTATTTCGGTTTGCGCTGGCGGCGGTAGTGTCGGGCACGTTTGCGTGGCAGCAAGCGGCTACTACATTTCTGCTGGTGAGCGGCATGGGGGTAGTGATGGGCCTGCTGGTAGCGCACGGCTTCTATTTGCTGCATCGCTACCTACCTACTACGCCCAGCATCAACACGGTACTTACGTTTCTGGCACCCTACGCCATGTATATGCTGGCCGAGGAGCTTCACTTCTCGGGGGTGCTGGCTGTGGTAAGCGGCGGGCTGCTGATGTCGTTTCACTCGCACCGCGTGTTTGATGCCAACACCCGCCTCCAGACCACCAATGTGTGGGCCAGCGTGGGCTTCGTGCTGAACGGACTGGTCTTCATTCTAATTGGTCTCCAGCTCCCGATGGCGGTGGAAGGTCTAGGCAGCTACTCGCTCCAGCAAGCCATTACATATGGCTTGATTATCAGCGTTATCATTATCCTGATTCGACTGCTGTGGATGTATCCGGCCGCTTTTGTGCCGCGCTGGTGGAGCTATACCATCCGGACTACCGAAGCTAGCCCCGGCTGGCAGGGGCCGTTGGTACTGGGCTGGGCAGGTATGCGGGGCGTGGTGTCGTTGGCGTCGGCGCTGTCGGTGCCACTGTTAGCCAACGGGCAAGCGTTTCCGCAACGCAACCTAATTCTGTTCATCACCTTTGTGGTTATCCTTGTGACGCTGGTATTTCAGGGTCTTACGCTGCCACTGCTCATCCGCTTCACTGGTATTTCTAACATCGACGAGCAGATGCCCGCTGAAGAGCAAGAAGCAGGCATCCGGCTCCGGCTCCGTCAGGCCGCCTTAGCTCACCTCGACCGGCAGTACTCCACCGACCTAGAGCAAAACGAGCTAATTAAAGCTTTGCAACAGCGCATGCAAGCCGAAGCCCAGCGCACCGGCAACCTGCTTGAAGCCCTCGACTACGACGAATCCAAGCGCCTAGCCCTGCAACGCTACCACCATGTCCTGCTCGATGTGCTCAAGGTCCAGCGCGAAGAACTGGCCGTACTCCGCCGCCAGGATGTGTTCGAGGACCATATGCTTCGTCATCAGGAAGCCCAACTCGACCTCGACGAAGCCAAAATCAGCCACATGCCGCATTAA
- a CDS encoding HNH endonuclease codes for MITSLYLTRFRKLKTSRLNGEEAPYKPALLLAILEGIEEGLILDNRIVITPELLAAFQSNCRDLSVSGRFKANNFALPFYHLKTEGFWHLHAQPGLELVLTSSGSPRSLGHLRQTVAYAALDTDLWQLMQDAATRHQFREVLLDRYFPQTRFRYRPTAGPDILRDLGRQMLEEPAALYQTRLNLEDEVETVVRSAVFKREVLQAYEYTCAISGLQLLSTGTSAVAPLLDACHIMPWAVTHDDTIGNGLALTPTLHRAFDRHLLHIDADYRVRIADSIVELGGAAHGLTQFEGQQLRLPARPEWWPRLEGFRERRRA; via the coding sequence TTGATAACCTCCTTATATCTCACTCGTTTTCGCAAGCTTAAAACCAGTCGCCTTAATGGCGAAGAAGCTCCTTATAAGCCTGCGTTACTGTTAGCCATATTGGAAGGCATTGAAGAAGGACTCATCCTTGATAACCGAATTGTAATCACGCCGGAATTGCTGGCGGCGTTTCAAAGTAATTGTCGTGACTTGAGTGTGTCAGGCCGGTTCAAAGCCAATAACTTTGCTCTGCCATTCTACCATTTAAAAACCGAAGGATTCTGGCATTTGCATGCACAGCCTGGCTTGGAGTTAGTGCTGACGTCTTCAGGTTCGCCACGTAGTTTAGGGCATTTGCGTCAGACAGTAGCATATGCGGCCTTAGATACTGATTTATGGCAATTGATGCAGGATGCGGCGACGCGCCACCAGTTTCGAGAGGTGCTGCTAGATCGTTATTTTCCTCAGACTCGATTCCGCTACCGACCCACTGCTGGTCCCGATATTCTGCGTGACTTGGGGCGGCAGATGCTGGAGGAGCCCGCAGCACTTTATCAAACTCGCCTTAATCTCGAAGATGAAGTAGAAACCGTCGTGCGTAGCGCTGTATTCAAGCGAGAGGTTTTGCAAGCATATGAATATACGTGCGCCATTTCTGGGCTGCAATTGTTGAGTACTGGCACGAGTGCCGTAGCGCCGCTACTCGATGCTTGCCACATTATGCCTTGGGCCGTAACCCACGACGATACCATTGGCAACGGGTTGGCTCTTACTCCTACATTACACCGCGCATTTGACCGTCATTTGCTGCACATTGACGCCGACTACCGCGTACGTATAGCCGATTCTATTGTTGAACTAGGCGGGGCGGCGCACGGTCTTACTCAGTTTGAGGGACAGCAGCTTAGGCTGCCGGCGCGGCCAGAATGGTGGCCACGACTAGAAGGTTTTCGGGAGAGAAGACGTGCTTAG
- a CDS encoding phospholipase D-like domain-containing protein, with amino-acid sequence MRSKGLLIALGIIFLRFNNHLQYPGLCSGLVFIMSKFVTGRALADVVYDILFEAKQQLVLVSPYIKLDDYFREILDRHAHNPELELIVVFGKNEGNVARSVSRIDLEYFAKFSHVTLVYAPTLHGKYYGNESKGVVTSINLYDYSFQNNIEFGVCTENTQLINKLLDRRTLDGQAFEQAMQVASSHDVIFVRRPVYKLRTGLMAKLAGASFSGKDYLEPMVLFDAIGELLNNQNFPSYRIIEFPKQIKYEETVYQVRPTREEVEARYQSQPYSPSKALRDSNPLTSAMSVHTADEQGYCIRTGVLIPFNPDRPLSYAAYKVWAEFGNENYPERFCHRTGKASHGKTSVRYPVLYFQL; translated from the coding sequence GTGCGCTCTAAAGGTTTATTGATTGCACTCGGTATTATATTTTTGAGGTTTAACAACCATCTGCAATATCCTGGCTTATGTTCAGGGCTTGTTTTTATTATGTCAAAATTTGTTACCGGCCGCGCATTAGCTGACGTGGTATATGATATTCTATTCGAAGCTAAACAACAACTAGTGCTTGTCTCGCCTTATATAAAGCTCGATGACTATTTCCGTGAAATTTTAGACCGACATGCTCACAATCCGGAGTTAGAATTAATAGTGGTCTTCGGAAAGAATGAAGGTAATGTTGCCCGCAGTGTTAGTAGAATTGACTTAGAGTACTTCGCTAAGTTTTCACACGTAACACTTGTTTATGCGCCAACGCTTCACGGCAAGTATTACGGTAACGAATCTAAAGGAGTAGTCACCTCAATTAATCTGTACGACTACTCATTTCAGAATAACATAGAGTTTGGGGTATGTACTGAAAATACTCAGCTAATCAACAAGCTGTTGGACCGCAGAACTCTTGATGGCCAAGCATTCGAACAGGCTATGCAAGTAGCTTCTTCACATGATGTCATTTTTGTACGTCGGCCCGTTTATAAGCTTCGTACTGGTCTGATGGCAAAACTAGCGGGTGCCTCCTTCAGTGGGAAAGATTATTTAGAGCCAATGGTGCTATTCGACGCCATAGGTGAATTACTCAACAATCAGAATTTTCCATCTTATAGAATTATCGAATTTCCTAAGCAAATTAAGTATGAGGAGACGGTTTATCAGGTTCGTCCTACTAGGGAAGAGGTAGAAGCAAGGTATCAATCACAGCCCTATTCGCCATCAAAAGCATTGCGCGATTCAAATCCGCTAACAAGTGCAATGTCTGTACATACTGCTGATGAACAGGGATATTGTATTCGTACGGGAGTGCTCATCCCTTTTAATCCAGATAGGCCACTTAGCTATGCAGCCTATAAAGTATGGGCAGAGTTTGGTAATGAAAATTATCCAGAACGTTTCTGTCATCGGACAGGAAAAGCTTCTCACGGTAAAACCAGTGTCCGTTATCCCGTACTCTATTTTCAACTTTGA
- the ettA gene encoding energy-dependent translational throttle protein EttA produces MSDQPTIIFSMAGVTKVYPPQKQVLKNIYLSFFYGAKIGVLGLNGSGKSSLLKIIAGVDKQIQGDVVFSPGYSVGYLEQEPQLDPTKAVMEVVQEGVAETVALLKEFDEINEAFGAEDADFDKLLERQGTVQERLDQLDAWNLDSKLERAMDALRTPDADAIIGNLSGGEKRRVALCRLLLQEPDVLLLDEPTNHLDAESVLWLEQHLQQYKGTVIAVTHDRYFLDNVAGWILELDRGEGIPWKGNYSSWLEQKSNRLAQEEKTESKRQKTLQRELEWVRMAPKARQAKSKARIAGYDKMVNEDAKEKEQKLELFIPDGPRLGGQVIEAEGLTKAFGDKLLFENLSFNLPQGGIVGIIGPNGAGKTTLFRLITGQMEADAGSFVVGPTVQSAYVDQQHESLDPNKSVFETISGGTETMLLAGRPVNSRAFVSNFNFRGGDQEKKVAMLSGGEKNRVNLATTLKQGANLLLLDEPTNDLDVNAIRALEDALENFAGCAVIISHDRWFLDRLATHILAFEGNSEVVWFEGNFSDYEEAKKKRLGDVEPKRVRYKKLG; encoded by the coding sequence ATGAGCGACCAGCCCACTATTATTTTCTCGATGGCGGGGGTAACCAAGGTCTACCCACCCCAAAAACAAGTTCTTAAAAACATCTACCTCTCGTTTTTCTACGGCGCCAAAATTGGCGTGCTGGGTCTTAACGGATCCGGTAAATCCAGCTTGCTGAAAATCATTGCTGGCGTTGATAAGCAGATCCAAGGCGACGTGGTGTTCTCGCCGGGCTACTCGGTGGGCTACCTGGAGCAAGAGCCCCAACTCGACCCCACCAAAGCCGTGATGGAAGTGGTGCAGGAAGGCGTGGCCGAAACTGTGGCCTTGCTTAAGGAGTTCGACGAAATCAACGAAGCCTTCGGGGCCGAAGACGCCGACTTCGACAAATTGCTCGAACGCCAGGGTACCGTGCAAGAGCGCCTCGACCAGCTCGACGCCTGGAACCTCGACAGCAAGCTGGAGCGCGCTATGGACGCTCTGCGCACCCCCGATGCCGACGCCATTATCGGCAACCTCTCCGGTGGTGAGAAACGCCGCGTGGCCCTCTGCCGCCTGTTGCTGCAAGAGCCCGACGTACTGCTACTCGACGAACCCACCAACCACCTCGACGCTGAAAGCGTGCTGTGGTTGGAACAGCACTTGCAGCAATACAAAGGCACCGTCATTGCCGTAACCCACGACCGGTACTTCCTCGACAACGTGGCCGGCTGGATTCTAGAGCTGGACCGTGGGGAAGGTATTCCTTGGAAAGGCAACTACAGCAGCTGGCTGGAGCAGAAGTCGAACCGCTTGGCGCAGGAAGAGAAGACCGAGAGCAAGCGCCAAAAAACCTTGCAGCGCGAGCTGGAATGGGTGCGCATGGCCCCGAAAGCCCGCCAGGCCAAGAGCAAGGCCCGCATTGCCGGCTACGACAAGATGGTGAACGAAGACGCCAAGGAGAAAGAGCAGAAGTTAGAGCTGTTCATTCCGGACGGCCCTCGCCTAGGTGGCCAAGTAATTGAAGCCGAAGGATTAACTAAGGCATTTGGCGACAAGCTGCTGTTCGAGAACCTAAGCTTCAATTTGCCGCAGGGCGGCATTGTGGGCATCATCGGGCCAAACGGAGCCGGCAAAACCACGCTCTTCCGCTTGATAACCGGTCAAATGGAGGCCGATGCCGGTAGCTTCGTGGTTGGGCCCACTGTGCAGTCGGCCTATGTAGATCAGCAGCACGAAAGCCTGGACCCCAATAAGTCGGTGTTCGAAACCATTTCGGGCGGTACCGAAACCATGCTACTGGCCGGCCGGCCCGTCAACTCACGCGCCTTTGTGAGCAACTTCAACTTCCGCGGCGGCGACCAGGAAAAGAAGGTAGCCATGCTCTCGGGCGGCGAGAAAAACCGCGTCAACCTGGCTACTACGCTCAAGCAAGGCGCCAACCTATTGCTGCTCGATGAGCCTACCAACGACCTGGACGTGAATGCTATCCGAGCCCTGGAAGATGCACTAGAAAACTTCGCCGGTTGCGCCGTTATTATCAGCCACGACCGGTGGTTCCTCGACCGTCTTGCCACGCACATTCTGGCCTTCGAAGGCAACTCAGAAGTGGTGTGGTTCGAGGGTAACTTCTCGGACTACGAAGAAGCCAAGAAGAAGCGCCTCGGCGACGTTGAGCCCAAGCGCGTGCGCTACAAGAAGCTGGGGTAA